From Ananas comosus cultivar F153 linkage group 8, ASM154086v1, whole genome shotgun sequence, one genomic window encodes:
- the LOC109713558 gene encoding uncharacterized protein LOC109713558 — MCSWPLSSLQIFFLLGVRAACRAALAWWQLLKLVVSFHAGLFLQFMLWAVAFLTFPVRLLTCLQRERKLERLLHEMQIQMDALVWESKELEDRLEIAYKDRNVMEAICEEIEEDYEKALARIDLLENEMQDLKEENRRLAEGRGKSLWDDKAHDSEDKNVLDALPPRINYDQDPSSWSAPNKSGIIVGDPWDASVKDKSPMHGPSVAAAHQFSSAPPAVSRNLTVDEMFLQRGRVIALYRSVFSAILSVIVGMIVWEAESPCPQLIAALFFVVGMSLCSVVQFFLTIKNKPASDAVALLCINWFILGTLTAPTLPSIAALFVPLADRLAKRALIWL, encoded by the exons ATGTGTAGCTGGCCCCTCTCCTCGCTGCAAATCTTCTTCCTGCTGGGCGTCAGGGCTGCGTGCCGAGCCGCGCTGGCCTGGTGGCAGCTGCTGAAGCTCGTCGTCAGCTTCCACGCCGGCCTCTTCCTGCAGTTTATGCTCTGGGCGGTCGCTTTCCTCACCTTTCCCGTCCGGCTTCTCACTTGTTTGCAAAGGGAGCGCAAG TTAGAGCGGCTCCTCCATGAGATGCAAATTCAGATGGATGCACTTGTTTGGGAGAGTAAGGAGCTTGAAGACAGATTAGAGATCGCATACAAAGACCGAAACGTTATGGAGGCGATATGTGAAGAGATCGAAGAGGATTATGAGAAAGCTCTTGCTAGAATCGATCTATTAGAAAACGAG ATGCAGGATCTTAAAGAAGAGAATAGGCGACTGGCTGAAGGCCGGGGTAAATCCCTCTGGGATGACAAAGCTCATGACAGCGAGGATAAGAATGTACTCGACGCCCTTCCTCCTCGAATTAATTATGATCAGGACCCCTCTTCATGGTCTGCCCCTAACAAGAGCGGTATAATTGTTGGAGATCCATGGGACGCTAGCGTAAAAGATAAATCTCCAATGCATGGCCCCTCGGTAGCGGCTGCCCATCAATTTTCTTCAGCTCCGCCAGCAGTTTCGAGGAACCTAACTGTGGATGAGATGTTCTTGCAGAGAGGGAGGGTTATAGCGCTCTATCGCAGTGTGTTCAGCGCGATCTTATCAGTTATTGTCGGCATGATTGTGTGGGAAGCTGAGAGCCCCTGCCCGCAGCTGATAGCTGCTCTGTTCTTTGTGGTGGGCATGTCACTGTGCAGCGTGGTTCAGTTCTTCTTGACCATAAAGAACAAGCCAGCTTCCGATGCCGTAGCTTTGCTATGCATAAACTGGTTCATACTCGGCACGCTGACGGCTCCTACCTTGCCTAGCATTGCTGCCTTGTTCGTTCCGCTAGCCGACAGGCTTGCTAAGCGGGCGCTTATCTGGTTATGA